The genomic window AGCGGCGGCGTCCTCGCTCGCAGGCCACGACTGATTCGCTGCGGCTGCCGACGTCGCGGTCGAGTCGTCCGAACGCGATCGCTCGGCGGCGTCGGTCGTCGGCTCGTCGCCGGAACCGGTCGACATCCAGTCGCGAACCGTCTCCGCGGCTCGAGTCGCGACGCCGTCCGACTCGCCGGCCGAGGATTGTGCCGAAGTACTCGCGGTGTCGACCGATCCCGAGTCGTCGGTGTCCGTCTCGGTTCCGGCGGACGATTCGGCTGCGGCCGTCGCGGTCGGCGCGAACTGGAACTTGTTCCCGCCGCAGTCGGGACAGCCCGACAGCATCTCCTTGGAGCCGTCGGCGAACGTCCGGCCGCAGTTCGTACACTGATGCGGCATTAGTTACGGGACACGAGCGCGCTGATGAGCGTTTCGTCCTTGTGGAGCGTCTCGATCTGATTCGCCGGGCCGATCACCGTCAGCTTCGCTTCCGTCTCGTCACCCCCCATGATGCGGCCGAGCAGCGACGAGTCGCGGGTCTCGGATTTGGGGTACGTCTCGATCTCGATCCCGTTGAACTCGTCGGGGCTGATCTCGGCCATCGTGA from Natrinema versiforme includes these protein-coding regions:
- a CDS encoding DUF2073 domain-containing protein, whose product is MPKATNADDSDAPDGVQIDLISGERMDGMATMEKIRMILDGVHDGNIVILEEGLTPDEESRLIEVTMAEISPDEFNGIEIETYPKSETRDSSLLGRIMGGDETEAKLTVIGPANQIETLHKDETLISALVSRN